Proteins found in one Paenibacillus borealis genomic segment:
- a CDS encoding beta-class carbonic anhydrase, whose amino-acid sequence MSQVTEILKFNKHFVEEKEYEAYLTSRFPDKKMLIITCMDTRLVELLPKAMNFKNGDVKIIKNAGAVISQPFGSVMRSVMVALYELDADEVIVVGHYECGMASLNADRMINSIKERGVSEQVLDTLENSGIKLTKWLRGFDNVEEGVIQTVELIKRHPLLPPNVPIHGMIIDPATGALELVSDGYAEHKATL is encoded by the coding sequence ATGAGTCAGGTCACAGAAATACTGAAATTTAACAAGCATTTTGTTGAGGAAAAAGAATACGAAGCCTATCTGACCAGCCGCTTTCCGGATAAAAAAATGCTGATCATCACCTGCATGGATACCCGGTTGGTTGAGCTTCTGCCCAAAGCGATGAATTTCAAGAACGGCGATGTCAAAATCATTAAAAATGCCGGGGCCGTCATCTCCCAGCCGTTCGGTAGCGTAATGCGCAGCGTCATGGTTGCGCTGTATGAGCTGGATGCGGATGAAGTTATCGTCGTCGGGCATTATGAATGCGGCATGGCCTCCCTGAATGCGGACCGGATGATCAATTCCATCAAGGAACGCGGTGTCTCTGAGCAGGTGCTCGACACTTTGGAGAATTCGGGAATTAAGCTGACCAAATGGCTGCGCGGGTTTGACAATGTGGAGGAAGGGGTAATTCAGACTGTGGAGCTGATCAAGCGCCATCCCTTACTCCCCCCAAACGTACCTATTCACGGCATGATCATCGATCCGGCAACCGGAGCGCTTGAGCTTGTCTCGGATGGATACGCGGAGCATAAGGCAACTCTCTGA
- a CDS encoding membrane protein, translated as MKRVMMIVMAFTLFFAVTVPDFADARRGGGFKSGSRGFTTTPKKSTTNNVKQSDSTKGTTAGSTTNANRGFFSGGSLMKGLMIGGIAGFLFGGMFSGMGAFGNIIGLFINMLAIYLVVMMIMTFFRRRQERRRMQERDGRY; from the coding sequence ATGAAACGTGTAATGATGATCGTCATGGCCTTCACCCTGTTCTTTGCCGTAACAGTTCCTGACTTTGCAGATGCACGCCGTGGCGGCGGCTTCAAATCAGGTAGCCGGGGCTTCACCACTACTCCGAAGAAATCAACAACAAATAATGTGAAACAAAGTGATAGCACCAAAGGTACTACAGCCGGAAGCACAACGAATGCAAACCGCGGATTCTTCAGCGGAGGCAGTCTGATGAAAGGCCTGATGATCGGCGGTATCGCCGGCTTCCTCTTCGGCGGAATGTTCTCCGGCATGGGCGCTTTCGGCAATATTATCGGCCTCTTTATTAATATGCTGGCCATTTATCTTGTCGTTATGATGATCATGACCTTCTTCCGCCGCAGACAGGAACGCCGCAGAATGCAGGAAAGAGACGGACGTTACTAA
- a CDS encoding YxcD family protein has translation MSVTVLSMDEIINAICLHMAERKAVRVEEVRVELSWDEDTGYTAEVWVQGRSQFLVESNLIESILRYLHSEYGIRAYRENVRLELDEEITAVVTM, from the coding sequence ATGAGTGTTACCGTACTCAGTATGGACGAGATTATCAATGCAATCTGCCTGCATATGGCTGAACGCAAAGCTGTACGGGTGGAGGAAGTCCGGGTGGAACTTAGCTGGGACGAAGACACCGGCTATACCGCAGAGGTCTGGGTCCAGGGCCGCAGCCAGTTCCTGGTCGAATCCAATTTGATTGAATCGATTCTGCGTTATCTGCACAGCGAATACGGCATCCGAGCTTACCGTGAAAATGTACGCCTTGAGCTGGATGAAGAAATCACTGCTGTTGTCACTATGTAA